One Phaseolus vulgaris cultivar G19833 chromosome 11, P. vulgaris v2.0, whole genome shotgun sequence genomic window carries:
- the LOC137831218 gene encoding disease resistance protein Roq1-like, translating into MMTNDGAVCETKSRYEVFLSFRGEDTRYTFTCHLYHALCRRGIITFMDDAELKLGDQIRPVLHRAIEESNISIVVLSENYADSSWCLDELVKIIECKESKNQLVWPIFYKVDPSDVRHQNGSYGEAMIKHEKRFGKDSEKVLKWRSTLNAIADMTGEHLKSEQGRDESKFIDDLVSKIFLKVSPKELSSDENIVGREYRVEELKSLLHLKSGNVTFLGIHGTGGIGKTTLVKALYDSIYKEFEGSCFLSNVRETSNQIKGIEFLQQRLLSEILEDRKIQLGSKEEGTNTIRRSLASKRVLIVLDDVDNIEQLENLAGRRFWFGDGSRIIVTTRDQHLLEVGQINNRYEVEVLNNQESLELFCQSAFRKSCPETNYEDLSNRAISCCKGLPLALKLVGSHMIGKDLGGWKDALKRYEKSPHPDVQKILRISYDSLPFNEKNIFLDIACFFKGQRSEYVERVLDACDFNSGDGIRTLVNKSLLTVHSQNKCLEMHDLIQDMGKEIVKEEAWNEIGERSRLWFHEDVLQVLADNMGSRKIQGLMLDPPQREEINCTETVFENMKNLRILIVRNTSFSREPSCLPNNLRLLDWKDYPSQSFPSGFYPRKIGAFNLSRSPLLVLEEPFKRFQHLTYMNISYCDTVTEFPDVSGAKNLRELRLDGCKKLVTIHESVGLLTNLVFLSASECTLLRSFVPTIYLPSLKYLSLNLCTKLAFFPEISGTMNNKLQINMVDTAINMLPESIEKLTGLNFLEMTDCKELQHLPSSLFMLPNFVTLKVGGCRRLRESFIRFEGSHSVCPKLETLHFDNAYLSDKDVRMIIYHFPNLKDLNISCNPFMFLPACIKLSTKLTSLHLRYCLMLQEIPALPSSVQKVDAKYCYSLTSESSNILWSQVRREMKRLEVVMPKRVIPEWFDYVSEGGFPVFRARIKFPAVALALVFSEVDAKAKRETMPGRWKTVGMHLFIKGKRRRYHNFVASENHVLLCDLRVLFGFEEGEDAGFGVGKVWKTIQVFCETNLSLCSWGVYVYKSETNMKDIKFMSQDPSSSLVWSRHKMISDKDKILSKRTSLNLPAMHREFHMWNNFKGESSRVLEKAWRAMALTEGEGRSGMNIEDEKDEEVDSLLDTLAMEELDKHFN; encoded by the exons ATGATGACAAATGATGGTGCAGTGTGTGAAACTAAGTCTAGGTACGAAGTTTTCCTTAGCTTTAGGGGTGAAGATACCCGTTACACATTCACTTGTCATCTCTATCATGCTTTGTGCCGGAGGGGAATTATCACCTTCATGGATGATGCGGAACTCAAGCTTGGAGATCAAATTCGCCCTGTACTTCATAGAGCCATTGAAGAATCAAATATCTCCATTGTTGTTTTATCAGAAAACTATGCAGATTCTTCTTGGTGTCTTGATGAACTTGTGAAGATCATCGAATGCAAGGAGTCCAAAAACCAGCTCGTTTGGCCAATCTTCTACAAAGTGGATCCGTCAGATGTGAGACATCAGAATGGAAGTTATGGTGAGGCCATGATTAAGCATGAAAAAAGGTTTGGAAAAGACTCAGAGAAGGTGCTCAAATGGAGGTCAACCTTGAACGCCATAGCTGATATGACAGGAGAACATCTGAAATCTGAACAAGG GAGAGATGAATCCAAGTTTATTGATGATCTTGTTAGCAAGATTTTCCTGAAAGTGTCTCCTAAAGAATTGTCAAGTGATGAGAATATAGTAGGACGAGAGTATCGAGTCGAAGAACTGAAATCACTTCTGCATCTTAAGTCTGGTAATGTCACTTTCTTGGGGATTCATGGAACAGGTGGAATTGGCAAAACCACACTTGTCAAAGCTTTGTATGACTCCATTTACAAGGAGTTTGAGGGTTCATGTTTTCTTTCCAACGTTAGAGAAACTTCAAATCAAATTAAGGGTATAGAATTTCTGCAACAAAGGCTTCTATCAGAGATTCTTGAGGACAGAAAAATTCAGTTGGGAAGTAAAGAAGAAGGAACCAACACAATAAGACGTAGTCTAGCTTCAAAAAGAGTTCTTATAGTTCTGGACGATGTTGACAACATTGAACAGTTGGAAAACTTGGCAGGGAGAAGATTTTGGTTTGGGGATGGGAGCAGAATCATTGTAACAACGAGAGATCAACATTTGCTTGAGGTTGGTCAGATCAACAACAGATATGAAGTGGAAGTGCTAAACAACCAAGAATCTCTGGAACTCTTCTGTCAAAGTGCATTTAGAAAGAGTTGTCCTGAAACAAACTATGAAGATCTGTCAAATCGTGCAATAAGCTGCTGCAAAGGCCTTCCACTGGCCTTAAAACTTGTAGGCTCTCATATGATTGGAAAAGATTTGGGTGGATGGAAAGATGCATTGAAAAGATATGAAAAGAGTCCACATCCAGATGTTCAAAAAATTCTTAGAATAAGCTATGATAGCTTGCCCttcaatgaaaaaaatatttttcttgacATTGCATGCTTCTTCAAAGGGCAAAGATCAGAATATGTAGAAAGAGTATTGGATGCGTGTGATTTCAACTCAGGAGATGGCATTCGTACATTAGTTAATAAATCTCTATTAACTGTTCACAGCCAAAACAAATGTTTGGAGATGCATGACCTGATACAAGACATGGGTAAAGAGATTGTCAAGGAGGAAGCGTGGAATGAAATTGGTGAACGCAGCAGATTATGGTTTCATGAAGATGTTCTTCAAGTACTTGCTGATAATATG GGAAGTAGGAAGATTCAAGGACTAATGCTTGACCCCCCTCAAAGAGAAGAAATTAATTGTACTGAGACTGTGTTTGAGAATATGAAGAATCTCAGAATTCTCATTGTTCGTAATACCAGCTTTTCACGTGAGCCTAGTTGTCTCCCAAATAACTTAAGGCTACTTGATTGGAAGGATTACCCTTCACAGTCCTTCCCATCAGGATTTTATCCCAGGAAAATTGGGGCATTCAATTTAAGTAGAAGTCCTTTACTCGTACTGGAAGAGCCATTTAAG AGATTTCAGCATCTGACTTATATGAATATCTCTTACTGTGATACGGTTACTGAATTTCCTGATGTGTCTGGGGCCAAGAATTTGAGAGAATTGAGACTTGATGGATGCAAGAAACTCGTTACCATTCATGAATCAGTTGGACTTCTAACTAACCTTGTTTTCCTAAGTGCTTCAGAATGTACACTACTCAGAAGTTTTGTGCCAACAATCTATTTGCCTTCTCTTAAATACCTTTCCTTAAACCTCTGCACAAAACTAGCATTCTTTCCAGAAATTAGTGGAACGATGAACAACAAATTACAGATTAACATGGTGGACACAGCCATTAACATGCTTCCAGAATCCATCGAGAAACTTACTGGGCTTAACTTTCTTGAGATGACAGATTGCAAGGAACTTCAACATTTACCAAGTAGCTTATTTATGTTGCCAAATTTTGTCACATTAAAAGTTGGAGGATGTCGTCGACTTCGAGAGTCATTTATAAGGTTCGAAGGAAGCCATTCAGTTTGCCCAAAACTGGAGACATTACATTTCGACAATGCTTATCTATCAGACAAAGATGTTCGTATGATTATTTACCATTTTCCTAACCTGAAAGACTTAAACATATCGTGCAACCCCTTTATGTTTCTCCCAGCATGCATTAAACTATCTACTAAGTTGACAAGTCTTCACTTGAGGTATTGTCTTATGCTTCAAGAAATTCCAGCACTGCCGTCAAGTGTTCAGAAAGTAGATGCAAAATACTGCTATTCCTTAACTTCGGAGTCATCAAACATCTTATGGTCTCAG GTCCGTAGAGAGATGAAAAGATTAGAAGTGGTGATGCCGAAAAGGGTGATTCCAGAATGGTTTGATTATGTTAGTGAAGGAgggtttccagttttcagagcGCGTATAAAGTTCCCAGCTGTTGCTCTAGCTTTAGTGTTCAGTGAAGTGGATGCCAAAGCCAAGAGAGAAACAATGCCAGGTCGCTGGAAAACTGTTGGAATGCACTTATTCATTAAAGGTAAACGCAGACGGTACCATAATTTCGTTGCTTCCGAGAATCATGTGTTGTTGTGTGACCTGCGAGTTTTGTTCGGTTTTGAGGAGGGGGAGGATGCAGGTTTCGGAGTTGGTAAGGTTTGGAAGACCATACAAGTTTTCTGTGAAACAAACTTGAGTCTATGTTCATGGGGAGTTTATGTGTACAAAAGTGAGACTAACATGAAGGATATCAAGTTCATGAGTCAAGATCCCAGTTCCTCTTTGGTGTGGAGTCGTCACAAGATGATCAGTGATAAGGATAAAATATTAAGCAAGAGAACAAGTTTGAATTTACCAGCAATGCATAGGGAGTTTCACATGTGGAATAATTTTAAAGGAGAAAGTAGCCGAGTGTTGGAGAAAGCATGGAGGGCCATGGCCTTAACAGAGGGGGAAGGTAGATCAGGAATGAACATTGAGGATGAGAAGGATGAGGAGGTGGATTCACTGTTGGATACATTGGCAATGGAAGAACTTgataaacattttaattaa
- the LOC137821257 gene encoding lignin-forming anionic peroxidase-like — protein sequence MAHRTHSITAGFVVTTLVLLAAICDAQLSSTFYDSTCPNALTTIRTVIRSAVSKERRMAASLIRLHFHDCFVQGCDASILLDDSSSIESEKTALQNINSVRGYDVIDQAKTEVEKVCPGVVSCADIVAVASRDASFAVGGPSWTVKLGRRDSTTASKSEATSDLPLFIDDLETLISRFSKKGLTARDMVTLSGAHTIGQAQCFTFRGRIYNNASDIDAGFASTRQRGCPSLNSDDNDKKLAALDLVTPNSFDNNYFKNLIQKKGLLHSDQVLFSGGSADSIVSEYSKNPTTFKSDFAAAMIKMGDIQPLTGSAGIIRKICSSIN from the exons ATGGCACACAGAACTCACAGTATCACAGCAGGTTTTGTTGTGACTACGTTGGTGTTGTTAGCCGCAATATGTGATGCACAATTGTCTTCTACGTTTTATGACAGCACATGTCCCAATGCACTCACCACCATCAGAACTGTCATTCGTAGTGCAGTTTCCAAGGAACGCCGCATGGCTGCATCTCTCATTCGCCTTCATTTTCACGATTGTTTTGTTCAG GGTTGTGATGCATCGATTTTGCTTGATGATAGCTCCTCCATCGAGAGCGAAAAGACTGCACTTCAGAATATTAACTCAGTAAGAGGATATGACGTCATCGATCAAGCAAAAACTGAGGTGGAGAAAGTGTGCCCCGGAGTTGTATCATGTGCAGACATTGTAGCAGTAGCTTCTCGTGATGCCTCATTTGCT GTGGGTGGTCCATCATGGACAGTGAAGCTTGGACGAAGAGATTCCACCACAGCAAGCAAGAGTGAAGCTACCAGTGACCTACCACTTTTCATAGACGATCTTGAAACTCTTATTTCTAGATTCAGTAAGAAAGGGCTCACTGCTAGAGACATGGTTACTCTATCTG GTGCTCACACAATTGGACAAGCTCAATGCTTCACATTCCGTGGAAGAATATACAACAATGCAAGCGACATTGATGCTGGATTTGCAAGCACTCGTCAACGTGGTTGTCCTTCCCTTAACAGTGATGATAATGATAAGAAATTGGCAGCACTAGACTTGGTGACACCTAATTCATTTGACAACAACTACTTCAAGAATTTGATTCAGAAGAAGGGTCTTCTTCACTCAGATCAGGTTCTATTCAGTGGAGGTTCTGCAGACTCTATTGTCTCTGAATACAGCAAAAATCCTACAACCTTCAAGTCTGACTTTGCAGCTGCTATGATAAAAATGGGAGATATTCAGCCATTAACAGGATCTGCTGGAATCATCAGAAAGATTTGCAGTTCTATCAACTAA
- the LOC137818190 gene encoding enoyl-[acyl-carrier-protein] reductase [NADH], chloroplastic-like: protein MATTSFSGLQFAVSRSCVPSSQKIADASAAVLGGKSMIGSWNKLASACNVASVQPFQRRGFTSSSIKSVKSVTKATSESSAESAASGLQINLKGKRAFIAGVADDNGYGWAIAKSLAAAGAEILVGTWVPALNIFESSLRRGKFDGSRILPDGSLMDITKVYPLDAVFDNLDEVPEDIKTNKRYAGSTKWTVQEVAESVKEDFGSIDILVHSLANGPEVTKPLLETSRNGYLAAISASSYSYVSLLKHFLPILNPGGSSISLTYIASERIIPGYGGGMSSAKAALESDTRVLAFEAGRKRKIRVNTISAGPLRSRAAKAIGFIDMMIDYSSANAPLQKELSAGEVGNAAAFLASPLASAITGTVLYVDNGLNAMGVGVDSPIFKDLDIPTDQH, encoded by the exons ATGGCAACAACATCCTTCTCTGGTTTGCAATTTGCTGTGTCAAGGTCATGCGTTCCTTCATCACAAAAGATTGCAGATGCAAGTGCTGCGGTTCTTGGTGGCAAGTCCATGATTGGATCATGGAATAAACTTGCAAGTGCATGTAATGTTGCATCAGTGCAACCTTTCCAGCGGCGGGGCTTCACTTCATCGTCCATAAAATCTGTCAAAAGTGTCACAAAGGCTACATCCGAGTCTAGTGCAGAAAGTGCTGCCTCAGGATTGCAAATTAATCTGAAAG GTAAAAGGGCTTTTATTGCTGGTGTTGCCGATGACAATGGATACGGATGGGCAATTGCAAAATCTCTTGCTGCAGCAGGAGCTGAAATTCTTGTCGGCACATGGGTTCCT GCTCTGAATATTTTTGAGTCCAGCCTACGGCGTGGAAAGTTTGACGGGTCACGCAT ATTACCAGATGGATCATTGATGGATATTACTAAAGTTTATCCATTGGATGCAGTTTTTGACAATCTCGATGAAGTGCCAGAAGAT ATAAAAACAAACAAGCGGTATGCAGGATCCACTAAATGGACTGTTCAG GAAGTTGCTGAATCTGTTAAGGAAGACTTTGGCAGCATAGATATCCTTGTGCACTCACTTGCCAATGGACCAGAG GTGACGAAACCACTGTTGGAGACATCTCGGAATGGATATCTTGCTGCAATATCTGCATCCAGTTACTCCTATGTCTCTTTACTCAAGCATTTTCTTCCAATTCTGAACCCAG GTGGCTCTTCAATCTCTCTGACATACATTGCTTCTGAAAGGATCATTCCTGG ATATGGTGGTGGTATGAGTTCTGCAAAAGCTGCCCTGGAGAGTGATACCCGA GTTCTAGCTTTTGAAGCAGGAAGAAAGCGCAAAATTAGAGTCAATACTATATCTGCTG GTCCACTGAGAAGTCGGGCTGCAAAGGCTATTGGATTCATTGATATGATGATTGATTATTCATCAGCCAATGCACCACTACAGAAAGAACTATCGGCAG GGGAGGTGGGCAACGCAGCTGCCTTCTTAGCATCACCTTTGGCATCTGCTATCACCGGTACTGTTCTATATGTTGACAATGGTCTGAATGCTATGGGTGTTGGAGTTGACAGTCCAATATTTAAAGATCTTGACATTCCCACAGACCAGCATTAA
- the LOC137831228 gene encoding lignin-forming anionic peroxidase-like, whose product MARRTSSVAGFVVTTLVLLATICDAQLSSKFYDSTYPNALTTIRTVTRSAVSKERRMAASLIRLHFHDCFVQGCDASILLDDSSSIESEKTAPQNFNSVRGYDVIDQAKTEVEKVCPGVVSCADIVAVAARDASFAVGGPSWTVKVGRRDSTTASKSEATSDLPRFTDDVDILISRFDKKGLTARDMVTLSGAHTIGQAQCSTFRGRIYNNASDIDAGFASTRQRGCPSLNSDENDKKLAALDLVTPNSFDNNYFKNLIQKKGLLHSDQVLFSGGSTDSIVSEYSNNPTTFKSDFAAAMIKMGDIQPLTGSAGIIRKICSSVN is encoded by the exons ATGGCacgaagaacttcaagtgtagCAGGTTTTGTTGTGACTACGTTGGTGTTGTTAGCCACAATATGTGATGCACAATTATCTTCTAAGTTTTATGACAGTACATATCCCAATGCACTCACCACCATCAGAACTGTCACTCGTAGTGCAGTTTCTAAGGAACGCCGCATGGCTGCATCTCTCATTCGCCTCCATTTTCATGATTGTTTTGTTCAG GGTTGTGATGCATCGATTTTGCTTGATGATAGCTCCTCCATCGAGAGCGAAAAGACTGCACCCCAGAATTTTAACTCAGTAAGAGGATATGATGTCATCGATCAAGCAAAAACTGAGGTGGAGAAAGTGTGCCCCGGAGTTGTATCATGTGCAGACATTGTAGCAGTAGCTGCTCGTGATGCATCATTTGCT GTGGGTGGTCCATCATGGACTGTGAAGGTTGGAAGAAGAGATTCCACCACAGCAAGCAAAAGTGAAGCTACTAGTGACCTTCCACGTTTTACAGATGATGTTGACATTCTTATTTCTAGATTCGATAAGAAGGGACTCACTGCCAGAGACATGGTTACTCTATCTG GTGCCCACACAATTGGACAAGCTCAATGTTCCACATTCCGTGGAAGGATTTACAACAATGCAAGCGACATTGATGCTGGATTTGCAAGCACTCGTCAACGTGGTTGTCCTTCCCTTAATAGTGATGAAAATGATAAGAAATTGGCAGCATTAGACTTGGTGACACCTAATTCATTTGACAACAACTACTTCAAGAATTTGATTCAGAAGAAGGGTCTTCTTCACTCAGATCAAGTTCTATTCAGTGGAGGGTCTACAGATTCTATTGTGTCAGAATACAGCAATAATCCTACAACCTTTAAGTCTGACTTTGCAGCTGCTATGATAAAAATGGGAGATATTCAGCCATTAACCGGATCAGCTGGAATTATCAGAAAGATTTGCAGCTCTGTGAACTAA
- the LOC137818183 gene encoding endoglucanase 5: MKNLNISLCVLLMALVRLGGSAPSSFNYGDALDKSLLFFEAQRSGKLPLQQQRVKWRGDSGLKDGFQQGVDLVGGYYDAGDHVKFGLPMAYSVTMLAWGAIEFNKEITNLNQMGHALWAIKWGTDYFVKAHTQPNVLWGQVGDGVSDHYCWERAEDMTTSRGAYKIDEQHPGSDLAGETAAALAASAMAFRPYNSSYSDLLLVHAKQLFTFADRFRGLYDDSISSAQQFYTSSGYSDELLWAATWLHLATGDEYYLKYVVDNGVYMGGTGWAMKEFSWDNKYAGVQILLTKILLEGKAGSYADTLKQYQAKADYFSCACLQKNDGYNVQKTPGGLLYVREWNNMQYVSSATFLLAVYSNYLSATKVNLNCPDGQTQPQELLNFVKSQADYILGNNPAGMSYLVGYGAKYPLHVHHRGASVASIFTLHSEVGCAQGFELWYNRAEPNPNVIDGALVGGPDKNDGFSDDRSNYEQTEPTLSGSAPLVGIFAKLQSLCGNAGAGYNHDESPKPQQKTPSYNNHYESPVPVTQEKTQSYDQNESPVPQQKTPSTYTVKETASKTSEGAPLQFLHSISSSWTVGGATYYRHRVIIKNTSSKPISDLKLVVKDLSGSLWGLSPTEEKDTYELPQWQKVLNPGSECIFVYVQGGPQAEVSIKSFQ; the protein is encoded by the exons ATGAAGAACCTGAACATCTCTTTGTGCGTGCTTCTCATGGCTCTTGTGCGATTAGGGGGGAGTGCACCCTCAAGCTTCAACTATGGTGATGCCCTTGACAAGAGTTTGTTGTTCTTTGAAGCACAGAGATCTGGTAAGCTACCACTGCAGCAGCAGCGAGTCAAATGGCGTGGTGATTCTGGCCTTAAAGATGGTTTTCAGCAAGGA GTAGACCTGGTTGGAGGGTACTATGATGCTGGAGACCATGTGAAGTTTGGGCTGCCAATGGCCTACAGTGTCACAATGCTTGCATGGGGAGCCATTGAGTTCAACAAGGAAATTACGAACTTGAACCAAATGGGACATGCTTTATGGGCCATTAAATGGGGAACTGATTACTTTGTCAAAGCACACACACAACCCAATGTTCTTTGGGGACAG GTGGGAGATGGAGTTTCTGATCATTACTGCTGGGAGCGTGCTGAAGACATGACTACATCAAGAGGTGCCTATAAAATTGATGAACAACACCCTGGCTCTGATCTGGCAGGTGAAACTGCAGCTGCGTTGGCTGCTTCAGCTATGGCTTTCAGGCCCTACAACTCTTCTTACTCTGATCTCCTCCTAGTTCATGCAAAACAG CTCTTCACATTCGCAGATAGGTTCAGAGGTCTCTATGATGACTCCATTTCAAGTGCTCAGCAATTCTATACTTCTTCCGGTTACTCA GATGAATTGTTATGGGCTGCCACTTGGCTACACCTTGCAACTGGAGATGAATACTACCTAAAGTATGTAGTGGACAATGGCGTGTATATGGGTGGAACTGGCTGGGCAATGAAAGAGTTCTCTTGGGACAACAAATATGCTGGTGTTCAGATCCTCCTAACAAAG ATATTACTAGAAGGGAAGGCTGGTTCTTATGCTGATACACTAAAGCAATACCAGGCCAAGGCAGATTATTTTTCATGTGCCTGCTTGCAAAAGAACGATGGTTACAATGTTCAGAAAACACCAG GTGGCTTACTATACGTGCGTGAATGGAACAACATGCAGTATGTTTCTTCTGCTACATTCCTTTTAGCTGTTTACTCTAATTACCTCTCAGCAACAAAAGTAAATCTCAACTGTCCAGATGGACAAACTCAGCCTCAGGAGCTCCTCAACTTTGTGAAGTCTCAG GCTGATTATATCCTTGGTAATAACCCAGCGGGTATGAGCTACTTGGTTGGATATGGAGCAAAATATCCTCTTCATGTTCACCACAGAGGCGCTTCTGTTGCTTCAATCTTTACTCTTCACAGTGAGGTTGGCTGCGCTCAAGGATTTGAGCTGTGGTATAACCGTGCTGAGCCAAATCCTAATGTCATCGATGGTGCCCTCGTGGGTGGTCCCGATAAAAATGATGGCTTCTCTGATGACAGATCCAACTATGAACAAACTGAGCCTACACTTTCAGGTTCTGCTCCTCTTGTGGGCATCTTTGCTAAACTGCAGAGTTTGTGTGGTAATGCAGGTGCAG GTTACAACCATGATGAATCACCAAAGCCCCAGCAAAAAACACCAA GTTACAACAACCATTATGAATCACCAGTACCAGTGACCCAAGAAAAAACACAAA GTTACGACCAAAATGAATCACCAGTGCCCCAACAAAAAACACCGA GTACATACACAGTAAAAGAAACGGCATCTAAAACATCAGAAG GTGCCCCATTGCAATTTCTTCACTCAATAAGTAGCTCATGGACTGTTGGAGGTGCAACCTACTACCGCCACAGGGTCATAATCAAGAATACTTCTTCGAAGCCAATCTCAGATCTTAAGTTGGTGGTTAAGGACCTCTCAGGCTCTTTATGGGGTCTCTCTCCAACAGAGGAAAAGGACACCTATGAACTTCCCCAATGGCAGAAGGTCTTGAATCCTGGCTCCGAGTGCATATTTGTATATGTTCAAGGCGGACCCCAGGCTGAAGTCTCCATCAAAAGCTTCCAATGA